A section of the Styela clava chromosome 9, kaStyClav1.hap1.2, whole genome shotgun sequence genome encodes:
- the LOC120338830 gene encoding ATP synthase subunit O, mitochondrial-like: protein MAANITKLVCRRLSTSSALRQDLVKTPIPVFGISGTYAHALYSAASKAKAKSEVAQDLTTLQEILKNQKVADYMHDPFVETSNKLGLLKEVASKVKMTSTVVNFFGVLADNRRLNLVGETAEVYARIMSAERGEVPATVTTATEMDVKQRKNLEAALTKFLKPNEKLMLTTKVDPTILGGIIVDIGDKYTDMKYVDMSTASKVALYSDLIRQNV from the coding sequence ATGGCTGCGAATATTACGAAATTGGTTTGTAGAAGGCTCAGCACGTCTTCGGCTCTTCGCCAAGATTTGGTGAAAACGCCAATTCCTGTGTTTGGAATATCCGGAACTTACGCACACGCATTATATTCAGCTGCTTCCAAAGCTAAAGCAAAATCAGAGGTCGCGCAGGATTTAACCACATTGCAGGAGATTTTGAAGAATCAGAAAGTCGCTGATTACATGCATGATCCATTTGTTGAAACATCAAACAAGTTAGGCCTCCTGAAAGAAGTTGCTAGTAAAGTCAAAATGACATCCACTGTTGTCAATTTCTTCGGAGTATTAGCTGACAACAGACGTCTCAATCTTGTGGGAGAAACTGCTGAAGTATACGCTCGAATCATGAGTGCAGAAAGGGGAGAAGTTCCAGCAACAGTTACCACGGCAACAGAGATGGATGTTAAGCAACGAAAAAATCTGGAAGCAGCATTAACCAAATTCTTGAAACCGAATGAAAAATTGATGCTGACGACAAAAGTTGATCCTACAATTCTTGGTGGCATTATTGTTGATATTGGCGATAAATATACAGATATGAAATATGTTGATATGTCCACAGCTAGTAAAGTTGCCTTGTATTCAGATTTAATCAGACAAAATGTTTAA